The Flavobacteriales bacterium genome contains the following window.
CCTGCATTAAAGCCAAACCAACCAAACCATAATAAGCCTGTTCCAAGAATAATAAATGGAATATTGGCGGGTTCGGTTTTTTCTTTCTTTCTTTTTCCTAAATAGAGTGCTCCTGCTAATGCTGCTAAACCAGCGCTCATGTGAACAACTGTGCCTCCTGCAAAGTCTAGAACATGTAAGCCTTCATATCCTTTAACACCGATTACATCACCTAAGTTGGCAAACAAACCATCGCCAGCCCATGTCATGTGTGCAAGAGGAGTATATATTAAAATACAAAACAATACCATGAAAAGCAGATAACTCCTAAAACGAATTCTTTCTGCAAAACTTCCTGTAATAATAGCGGGAGTTATGATGGCAAATTTTAACTGAAATAGAGCAAAAAGTAGGTAGGGGATATTGCTGTTATTAGCATCTAAATTATTAAGAAAAGCATATTGAAAAGGGTTTCCTATTATACCCCAGCCGTTGACTGTATCTCCAAATGCCAGACTAAAGCCAAAGAGTACCCAAAGTAAAGATATTACTCCTAAAGCGATGAAGCTTTGAAGCATGGTTGATATTACATTTTTTTTGCTTACCATACCTCCGTAGAAGAAGGCTAAACCAGGAGTCATTAGTAATACAAGTGCGCTTGCTACAATCATCCAAGCAGTGTCGGCATGGTTAATGTCGACTAGCTGCATGGACATAGATTGTGGATTTGAAAAAAACAATACAATCAGAACAATAACTGAAAGTAAAATAAAAAAAGTCTTTCTATTATGAAAAATCATTTTTGCACTGTACTAATTGTATCTAATGGAATAAAAACTGTCTTTATTCTGTCGATATTCATTAATCGTTCTCCTTTTAGACTCTTTAATTTCACAAGTCAAATCATCATCAAAAAATAAATTAATTAATGAGTGATATACTGGGTTATGTTCAGTGTAGACATAATCTTTTGTTCTATTATCTGACAAATATTTGACCTCAGTAATTACCTTTTTATTGTTTAAAAAGTACTCAGAAACTGAATTGCAATGGTGAACGGTTACTTTTTTCATATCAAATTACTAACTAACTCGGCAAATTTACATATATTTACACTTTTAAATTAAGAATATAAACTGATAACTTTAAAAAAAAGTCAAAATAACTATTTTAAATATTTAAAAAGTCATTTTATTTTTTTTTGACAGAAAAACACACCAAAAAGTAAAAAATTTAAACCATAACTTTCATAACATGGCTAAAACATCATTAATCGACAAATTAGACTTAGAAATTCTAAAGTTACTTTCAAGAGATTCAAAAATTTCATTTTCGGAAATTTCCAATTTATTGAATGTGTCTAATACTACCATACATGTAAGGATTAAAAGACTTCAGAAGCTGGAAGTTATAAAGAACTTTACCATCACTATTGATTACAATAAGTTAGGTTTTAATTACACCTGCTACATGGGCATTTACTTAGACAAGGCCTCAAAGTATGATACGGCTTTAAAAGAGCTCAAAAAAATTAATAATATAACAGGAATGGACTTTACAACAGGTAAGTCAAGTTTGTTTTGTAAAATAAGAGCAATTGACTCTAACGATGCCCGTCTTATCATAAGTAAAATTCATAAAATTGAAGGGATTAATAGAACAGAAACCTTCTTCTCTTTAGAGCAACTATTGAACCAAAAAGAAAGTTTATTGTCAACAATTAATTTCTAATTCTTACAGTTTACTATTTTTACCACTATGACGGATAGGGTAAAATTATTTTTAGGTGCATACATAAACAGTGCTAATGCACAAAACCTTAATTGCCTTGCTTTGTCCAAACATCTCAATAAATCTAAATTTGAGATCACTACATTGAGCTTGTACTCAGAGCCAACTGTAAGCATGGATGGAGTTCGTGTTTATCGATGTATATGGCCTCACCGTATTTTTGTCTATTGGGCTTATTTTTGGAATATTTTGAAAGCCGATGTGGTTTATTTACCCAAAGCTGAATTATTAGGTTTTAATTCCTTTTTATGTCAACTATTGGGTAAGAAAAGTTTCTCTACTATAGAAGGTGTATTGGATGAAACAGCTACTCAAAGTATGACTTCAAAAGGAGGCAAACATTTTGTTAAGTTTCACCATCGCCTTAGTAAGAGGTATTCTATTACTCGTTTTATGCGAGAATATAATTATAACAATCACAATCTTGAAACAGATAAACAGATCCTTTATCTTGGTACAGAATCGGACCAATTTCGCATTTCAAATAAATCTAAAAGAGAGTTGCAAAACATCATCATGATTGGTAACGATTTGGTGCGCAAAGGAATTGAAGACTTCTTTGAAATAGCAAAAATATATACGCAGTTAAACTTTCATATAGTAGGCTCTGGGAATGAAAAAATAAATGTTAATAATGAAATCCAAAATCGTAAGTTGGACAATATAGTTTACCACGGCTCTATTACTCAATCTGAAATTTCTACACTTTTAAAAAACATGCAACTTCTTCTTTTCCCTTCAAGATCAGAAGGGTTTCCAAAAGTCATTTTAGAAACAGCATGCGCTGGAGTGCCTTCATTAGTTTATTCTGATTATGGCGCTAGCGAATGGATTACTGACGGTCAAAATGGGTTTGTGGTGGATACTTTAGAGGAGATGAAAAATGTGATAAAAGAGATTCAGAAAAACGAAGATTTACTTGATCAAGTTTCTAAGAACGCGGTTCAATTAGGGCTATCATACGACTGGCAAATAAAGGTTAATGATTGGGAAGATGTCATAATATCTCTTTACACTAACAAAAAGGTATAAGGTAATCTATAGTGCCATAGCCATTTATTCTTAATAATTTCTTAACTTTGTAAGGGTTGGCTTTATCGTCATAAGACACTTAATTTTATAGGATATCTAGCTGTATTTAACCCTCTCATTATGAAAAAAATTGTTATTCTTTACCTTGTCATCTTTCCATTGCTGACATTTTCGCAAGTAGCGATTACCTTTTCCGATGAATTCTATTTAGAAAATTTTCCAGAGTACGATAATTGGGAGTACGATTCACAATCGTTTTTTGTATTGCCTTTATCAATAAACGACTATATACCCATAGAAAGCTATCAGTTCAATATTCTGTATAACCCACAAGTGGTTCAGCTTGAAGAAGAAATGATAGCCGCTATAAATACTAATGATGTTACATCATCCTATGAGGTGCTCGATGCCGTATCCGGGCAGCAAGGCAGTATTAGTGCGGAGGTGTTTGAGGTTTCTGCCAATCAGAATATAGCTACAGTAACTTATAGTCATACCGAAGCGATTTCCGAAAATCAGTTTGATAATGCTTATGCTATCTTAGTTTATTTACCGTTCAAAAAAGTTGATGCTTGTAGTAAAGCACCGTTGCCTATTTCTTTTACTGACGGAAACATCGATGGGCAATATGCCAATCCAAATCAAACCAATGCATTTATTGTTAATGAATCATTAAGCGTTGAAAGTGGTAATATTATTACTCAAAATGCATTTGTAAATTTTAATATTCTTTCGGCAGATGTAACACAAAACGGAAGCATTTTAGAGTCTACTATTGAAGGAGGTACGCCGCCTTATACTTTTGAATGGACAGATAAAATGGATGAGGTTTTATCTACAGATTCTTTCTTTGCACCAGGGCAAACAGGCGATTATCTGTTTTATGTATATGACCAAAATAATTGCAACTCTATATTGTATGTGTCTTATGATCAAGCCGCAAGTATTAATGAAGCATCGGCATTTAGTATTTACCCTAATCCAGCCCAAAATTTTATTGAAGTTTCATCAACGTTTTTCAAGACCTATCAATTATTCAATACCAAAGGTCAGGTAGTTGACAAAGGTCTAATTAACACTATCAAATTAATACCAAGAAATGAGTTTCTATCGGGAGTTTATTTCTTAGAACTCAATAACGAGACAGAAAAAATAGTCAAGAAAATTGTTTTTGAATAAAAGCAAAATTTTAAAACCAAATAGATAAAATTCATGAGAAGTATTCTAACAACTTTAATGGTGACATTTTTTGCATTATCAATACATGCACAAAGTTTATACGATATTGATAATATTACTACCATTGAAATTTATTTTTCTGAAAATAATTGGAATCAATTAATGATTGACAATTATGACAATGAAGAATATTTGTTAGCAGACTCTGTTGTTATTAACGGTACCATGAAAGATAGCGTAGGGGTAAAGTACAAGGGGAATAGTACTTTCTCAGAAAATAACGACAAAAACCCACTTAATATATCTATTGATTATATTCAGGAAAATCAAGACTATCAAGGCTATCAAACACTCAAACTTTCAAGTGGTCAAAAAGACCCCTCGTTTTTGAGAGAGGTTTTGTCTTACGAAATAGCTAGAAAGTATATGGAAGCACCGCTTTCTAATTATGCTAAAGTATCTATCAATGGTTCTTACCATGGAATGTATTCTAACTCTGAGTCCGTAAACTCTGACTTTCAAAGAAACTACCTCTATTCTGACAGAGACAACACACGTATAAAGTGTAACCCTGTCAATGTTTTTAATGGCGGCTCGTCCTTAGAATACTTAGGAGCAGATTCTGCTTCCTATTATGACTTCTATGAACTTAAGTCAGATGCAGGTTGGCAAGACCTTGTCGATCTAACCTATAATATCCAAAACACACCGAATACTATTGAAAATAGTTTGGATATTGATAGAGCGATATGGATGTCTGCATTTAACAATGTACTAGTAAACTTAGATAGTTATAGTGGTCCTTTTCGCCAAAACTATTATATCATTAAAGACGATAATGATAGAATGAATACTATCGTTTGGGATTTCAACGAATGTTTGGGTGGATTTACTATGGTTAACCAAGGTCCAGGTGGTGGCACTGATTTAACACAGTTAGACCCTATGCTAAGAGAAGGCGATAGCGATTGGCCGTTATTAAATTTGATTTTTAGCAACCCCACCTACAGAAAAATGTATGTAGCTCATATGCGCACAATACTTAATGAAAACTTTGCTAACGATTGGTATGCTGACAGAGGTCTTGAATTACAAGACTTAATAAAATCAGATGTACAGAGCGACCCCAACACCCCATATAACTACGACGATTTTATTGCAAATCTAAATAGCAGTGTTAATACTGGCGGTGGCGGACCAGGGGGTGGTAATGTCAATGGAATAACCTCTCTGATGAATGCCCGCTCAGATTTTTTATTAGCTCACGCTGAGCTAACAGCTACACCGCCAACCATTGGAACAATCAGCACTTCACCAAATGTAGTAAGCACCTATTCAACAGCTAACTTAATTGCAAATATTGAAAGCGCATCTTCTGTCATTTTAGGCTATCGTTTCAGACCACAAGATAGATTTGTAAAAGTAGAAATGTACGATGA
Protein-coding sequences here:
- a CDS encoding ammonium transporter produces the protein MIFHNRKTFFILLSVIVLIVLFFSNPQSMSMQLVDINHADTAWMIVASALVLLMTPGLAFFYGGMVSKKNVISTMLQSFIALGVISLLWVLFGFSLAFGDTVNGWGIIGNPFQYAFLNNLDANNSNIPYLLFALFQLKFAIITPAIITGSFAERIRFRSYLLFMVLFCILIYTPLAHMTWAGDGLFANLGDVIGVKGYEGLHVLDFAGGTVVHMSAGLAALAGALYLGKRKKEKTEPANIPFIILGTGLLWFGWFGFNAGSALAANYDAVIAFANTNIASASSMITWVLFDRFLNKKISAVGACIGAIVGLVAITPAAGFVTINHSIVIGFVTALVCNLAMIKIKKSNKIDDTLDVFASHGIGGICGMILTAVFAKEVGLIYGEVNTFILHIAASIAVIVFAFFGSLLIYKIVDLILPIRVRADQEERGLDLSQHGEEVV
- a CDS encoding winged helix-turn-helix transcriptional regulator → MAKTSLIDKLDLEILKLLSRDSKISFSEISNLLNVSNTTIHVRIKRLQKLEVIKNFTITIDYNKLGFNYTCYMGIYLDKASKYDTALKELKKINNITGMDFTTGKSSLFCKIRAIDSNDARLIISKIHKIEGINRTETFFSLEQLLNQKESLLSTINF
- a CDS encoding glycosyltransferase, with translation MTDRVKLFLGAYINSANAQNLNCLALSKHLNKSKFEITTLSLYSEPTVSMDGVRVYRCIWPHRIFVYWAYFWNILKADVVYLPKAELLGFNSFLCQLLGKKSFSTIEGVLDETATQSMTSKGGKHFVKFHHRLSKRYSITRFMREYNYNNHNLETDKQILYLGTESDQFRISNKSKRELQNIIMIGNDLVRKGIEDFFEIAKIYTQLNFHIVGSGNEKINVNNEIQNRKLDNIVYHGSITQSEISTLLKNMQLLLFPSRSEGFPKVILETACAGVPSLVYSDYGASEWITDGQNGFVVDTLEEMKNVIKEIQKNEDLLDQVSKNAVQLGLSYDWQIKVNDWEDVIISLYTNKKV
- a CDS encoding T9SS type A sorting domain-containing protein, which produces MKKIVILYLVIFPLLTFSQVAITFSDEFYLENFPEYDNWEYDSQSFFVLPLSINDYIPIESYQFNILYNPQVVQLEEEMIAAINTNDVTSSYEVLDAVSGQQGSISAEVFEVSANQNIATVTYSHTEAISENQFDNAYAILVYLPFKKVDACSKAPLPISFTDGNIDGQYANPNQTNAFIVNESLSVESGNIITQNAFVNFNILSADVTQNGSILESTIEGGTPPYTFEWTDKMDEVLSTDSFFAPGQTGDYLFYVYDQNNCNSILYVSYDQAASINEASAFSIYPNPAQNFIEVSSTFFKTYQLFNTKGQVVDKGLINTIKLIPRNEFLSGVYFLELNNETEKIVKKIVFE
- a CDS encoding CotH kinase family protein encodes the protein MRSILTTLMVTFFALSIHAQSLYDIDNITTIEIYFSENNWNQLMIDNYDNEEYLLADSVVINGTMKDSVGVKYKGNSTFSENNDKNPLNISIDYIQENQDYQGYQTLKLSSGQKDPSFLREVLSYEIARKYMEAPLSNYAKVSINGSYHGMYSNSESVNSDFQRNYLYSDRDNTRIKCNPVNVFNGGSSLEYLGADSASYYDFYELKSDAGWQDLVDLTYNIQNTPNTIENSLDIDRAIWMSAFNNVLVNLDSYSGPFRQNYYIIKDDNDRMNTIVWDFNECLGGFTMVNQGPGGGTDLTQLDPMLREGDSDWPLLNLIFSNPTYRKMYVAHMRTILNENFANDWYADRGLELQDLIKSDVQSDPNTPYNYDDFIANLNSSVNTGGGGPGGGNVNGITSLMNARSDFLLAHAELTATPPTIGTISTSPNVVSTYSTANLIANIESASSVILGYRFRPQDRFVKVEMYDDGNHNDGAANDGTYGVSIDVDALDMQYYIYAENDDAGIFSPERAEHEYHNLPVVGSLVINEFMASNVSAVEDNSSGFVQYDDWLELYNGGTTAINLGGYHLSDNENVLDKWTFPNVEIEPDGYLIVWLDKDEGATSGLHTSFQTVRNYFYQLPITISLTHYSIILCLQTWVMLECQMAKGHL